One window of Bacillus sp. THAF10 genomic DNA carries:
- a CDS encoding ATPase, with translation MRKSKLPIYAGIITIIVFFFIGYITKSAVLKFKVSVSHTEIAFLPIVLGLLVWFISARVMKWNAGG, from the coding sequence ATGAGAAAGTCAAAGCTACCAATCTATGCAGGAATCATCACTATCATTGTATTTTTCTTTATCGGATACATAACAAAAAGTGCTGTCCTTAAATTTAAGGTTTCCGTTTCTCATACAGAAATAGCTTTTTTACCGATTGTTCTTGGGCTCTTAGTCTGGTTTATTAGTGCTAGAGTAATGAAGTGGAATGCAGGAGGTTGA
- a CDS encoding glycerophosphodiester phosphodiesterase produces the protein MKKGFKMTIGALALSLSVMGAGVANASEKGKEILNVAHRGASGHAPEHTITSYKMGEKMHGDYIEIDLQMTKDGHLIAMHDETLDRTTNGTGQVKDHTLEEIKKLDAGSWFNEENPDKAKKAYKGLKVPTLEEVFKKFGKNANYYIETKSPEVYPGMEEELIELVNKYGINKETLLVQSFSPESLTKMNQIDPSVKLVQLMWYTSPAEISDGELEAIKKYAIGIGPNSSMIDQEYVQKTVEHGLEIHPYTVNEKDEMKKLIDWGVTGIFTNFPDRLHELKKEND, from the coding sequence ATGAAAAAAGGCTTTAAGATGACAATTGGTGCACTAGCGTTAAGTTTATCCGTTATGGGGGCAGGGGTGGCAAATGCTTCTGAAAAAGGCAAGGAAATTTTGAATGTTGCCCACCGTGGAGCTTCTGGACATGCGCCAGAACACACCATAACTTCTTATAAAATGGGTGAAAAAATGCATGGAGACTATATTGAAATAGATCTTCAGATGACAAAAGACGGACACCTCATTGCCATGCACGACGAAACACTGGACAGAACAACAAATGGTACTGGCCAAGTAAAAGATCACACGCTTGAGGAAATCAAAAAACTCGATGCAGGAAGTTGGTTCAATGAGGAAAATCCGGACAAAGCTAAAAAAGCGTATAAGGGACTAAAGGTTCCTACTTTAGAAGAAGTATTTAAAAAGTTCGGAAAGAATGCAAACTATTATATCGAAACAAAATCACCTGAAGTGTATCCAGGTATGGAAGAAGAATTAATAGAATTAGTAAACAAATATGGAATTAACAAAGAAACGTTGCTTGTTCAATCTTTCAGTCCAGAGAGCTTAACAAAGATGAACCAAATTGATCCATCTGTAAAATTAGTACAGCTTATGTGGTATACATCACCAGCAGAAATTTCCGATGGAGAGCTAGAGGCTATTAAAAAATATGCTATCGGAATCGGTCCGAACAGCTCGATGATTGACCAAGAATATGTACAAAAAACCGTGGAGCACGGCCTTGAAATTCATCCGTATACCGTCAATGAGAAGGATGAAATGAAAAAGTTAATTGATTGGGGCGTAACTGGAATCTTCACTAACTTCCCAGACCGTTTGCATGAACTGAAGAAGGAAAATGATTAA
- the argS gene encoding arginine--tRNA ligase — translation MKYEELIVLSIYHALMNKGVDKITKEEINKNLEVPPKQEMGDYAFPCFLLAKELKKSPFQIAQELRLKIHHEYIEHVEAVGPYLNFFFSKQKTGEEIVLEALHLKEKYGSLAIGNSENITIDLSSPNIAKPFSMGHLRSTVIGNALANIMEKCGFTPIKINHIGDWGTQFGKLITAYKLWGSEEKVKADPIKELLALYVRFHEEAKLTTELEDKGRFWFKRLEDGDQEALSLWRWFRDESLKEFERIYELLGMEFHSYNGEAFYNNKMDAVVEQLEKKKLLTESEGAMVVSLEEYESPPCLIKKSDGATLYATRDLAAAFYRKSEYDFAKALYVVGGEQSLHFKQVFQVLKKMGYEWSKDMHHIPFGMMLKDGKKMSTRKGKVVLLEEVLQKAIKLATHNIEERNLNLAKKDEVAKMVGVGSVIFHDLKNYRLNDVEFSLEAMLTFEGETGPYVQYTYARGCSILRKGPTKAMPSSSYKAFEDDKAWAVLSLLMKFEIVIGQAYEQFDPSKIAKYIIDLAQAFNKYYGSVRILEQDEQQPARLQLVEAVTIVLKEGLRLLGINAPEQM, via the coding sequence ATGAAATACGAAGAATTAATTGTTTTATCCATTTATCATGCACTGATGAACAAGGGAGTTGACAAGATTACTAAAGAAGAAATTAATAAAAATTTGGAGGTACCACCGAAACAAGAAATGGGAGACTATGCTTTTCCATGCTTTTTGTTAGCAAAAGAATTAAAGAAGTCCCCCTTTCAAATTGCTCAAGAACTCCGTTTAAAGATTCATCATGAATATATTGAACATGTCGAGGCAGTTGGTCCTTACTTAAATTTCTTCTTTTCAAAACAAAAAACAGGGGAAGAAATTGTTTTAGAAGCGCTTCATCTTAAGGAGAAATACGGAAGTCTAGCTATTGGTAATTCTGAAAACATCACAATTGATTTATCATCCCCGAATATTGCAAAGCCTTTTTCAATGGGTCACTTACGGTCTACAGTGATAGGGAACGCTTTAGCAAATATAATGGAAAAATGCGGATTTACTCCTATTAAAATCAATCATATAGGAGACTGGGGTACACAATTTGGTAAGCTAATTACAGCTTATAAGCTGTGGGGAAGTGAAGAAAAGGTTAAAGCGGATCCCATTAAGGAATTGCTTGCTTTGTATGTGCGATTTCATGAAGAAGCTAAATTAACTACTGAACTCGAAGATAAAGGCCGCTTTTGGTTTAAAAGATTAGAGGACGGAGATCAAGAAGCACTTTCATTGTGGAGATGGTTCCGTGACGAGTCATTAAAAGAATTTGAACGAATTTATGAGCTCCTAGGAATGGAGTTTCATTCATATAATGGAGAAGCCTTTTACAATAACAAAATGGATGCAGTCGTAGAACAATTAGAAAAGAAAAAGCTACTGACAGAATCAGAAGGGGCGATGGTTGTTTCTCTAGAAGAATACGAAAGTCCTCCTTGCCTTATAAAAAAATCAGATGGTGCTACCTTGTACGCAACAAGAGATTTAGCTGCAGCATTTTATAGAAAAAGTGAATACGATTTTGCCAAAGCATTATACGTTGTTGGTGGTGAGCAATCTCTTCATTTTAAACAAGTGTTTCAGGTTTTGAAGAAAATGGGGTATGAATGGTCTAAAGATATGCATCACATTCCTTTTGGCATGATGTTAAAAGACGGAAAGAAAATGTCGACTCGGAAAGGAAAAGTTGTCCTTCTAGAAGAGGTGCTGCAAAAGGCAATTAAACTTGCAACGCATAATATCGAAGAAAGAAATCTAAATCTTGCAAAGAAAGATGAAGTAGCAAAGATGGTTGGGGTAGGATCGGTTATTTTTCATGACCTTAAAAATTATCGCTTAAATGACGTCGAGTTCTCTCTTGAGGCCATGCTTACTTTTGAAGGGGAAACAGGACCTTACGTACAATATACTTATGCACGAGGATGTTCCATATTAAGAAAAGGTCCAACAAAAGCCATGCCATCATCCTCTTACAAAGCCTTTGAAGATGATAAGGCCTGGGCAGTGTTATCCTTGTTAATGAAATTCGAAATTGTGATTGGTCAAGCCTACGAGCAGTTTGACCCTTCAAAAATTGCAAAATATATTATTGATCTAGCACAAGCATTTAACAAATACTATGGATCAGTACGAATTTTAGAGCAAGACGAACAACAACCAGCAAGATTACAGTTAGTAGAAGCCGTGACGATAGTCTTAAAAGAAGGATTACGGTTGTTAGGAATTAACGCACCGGAACAAATGTAA
- a CDS encoding DUF4349 domain-containing protein, with product MIKRKLFGLALVILLLAGCSAGNEKSESGKYDGATEESYGGIGETENNTAMDDAGDEEKATQNPDERKVMYSAFVTLEVDDIDSSIKEIEKTVTKEKGYVVEVNFSSNEKSDFGSVTLRIPTESLTSFLEGVEEYSGKVKEKRVVGQDVTEEYVDLTSRLKAKRVVEERLLDLLSRAEKTEDLLKISNDLSIVQEEIEQVMGRMKYLDNKTEYAEVKMEFIDVSVNVPEMKGEEELKTGEKIKQTFAASINSIVAFFSWLAIFLIGYSPILFLLATVGILVFFVWRKRVRKSKTYQE from the coding sequence ATGATAAAGAGAAAATTATTCGGACTTGCATTGGTAATTTTGCTGCTTGCAGGATGCAGTGCTGGCAATGAAAAGAGCGAATCAGGTAAATATGATGGAGCAACCGAAGAATCCTATGGAGGAATCGGCGAAACAGAAAATAATACTGCCATGGATGATGCAGGAGATGAAGAGAAAGCAACACAAAATCCCGATGAGCGGAAGGTAATGTACAGCGCTTTTGTCACCTTGGAAGTAGATGATATTGACAGCTCCATCAAAGAGATCGAGAAAACAGTTACCAAGGAAAAAGGGTACGTGGTGGAGGTCAACTTTTCATCAAATGAGAAATCAGATTTTGGATCGGTTACCCTTAGAATTCCCACAGAATCTCTCACATCCTTCTTGGAGGGTGTAGAAGAATACAGTGGTAAGGTGAAAGAAAAAAGAGTAGTCGGCCAGGATGTAACCGAAGAATATGTGGATTTAACCTCTAGGTTGAAAGCTAAGAGAGTGGTTGAGGAACGGCTACTTGACCTGTTAAGCCGTGCGGAAAAAACAGAAGATCTCCTAAAGATATCAAATGACTTATCCATCGTACAGGAAGAAATCGAACAGGTGATGGGTCGCATGAAATACTTAGATAATAAAACGGAATATGCAGAGGTAAAAATGGAATTTATCGACGTCTCTGTCAATGTACCGGAAATGAAAGGCGAAGAAGAACTTAAAACAGGTGAAAAAATTAAGCAGACCTTCGCTGCCTCCATAAATTCCATCGTGGCCTTCTTCTCATGGCTTGCAATCTTCCTAATTGGATACTCTCCAATACTATTCTTACTTGCGACAGTTGGAATACTTGTATTTTTCGTGTGGCGCAAAAGGGTTAGGAAAAGTAAGACATACCAAGAGTAA
- a CDS encoding NUDIX domain-containing protein, protein MNITKNHGLEFLDFISISEEEMYTYQPLAGSFAVIKCNGKYLMCYNVWREQWEIPAGRREGDETPKECAIRELYEETGQVVSDLEFKGLLMSKEASSEKVKFNPVYFKEVENLQPFLENEETSEIKLWDLKEELGYVDSVDIRIFEFI, encoded by the coding sequence TTGAATATAACTAAAAATCATGGATTAGAATTTCTAGATTTCATCAGTATTTCTGAAGAAGAGATGTATACATACCAACCATTAGCGGGTTCTTTTGCGGTTATTAAATGTAACGGCAAGTACCTTATGTGTTATAACGTGTGGAGAGAACAATGGGAAATCCCGGCTGGACGTAGAGAAGGGGATGAAACACCAAAGGAATGTGCGATCCGAGAGTTGTATGAGGAAACTGGTCAAGTAGTAAGTGATTTAGAGTTTAAGGGATTATTAATGTCAAAAGAAGCAAGTAGTGAGAAAGTGAAATTCAATCCAGTTTATTTTAAAGAGGTGGAAAACCTGCAGCCGTTTTTAGAAAATGAAGAAACCTCAGAAATAAAACTTTGGGACTTGAAAGAAGAATTAGGTTACGTAGACTCGGTGGATATTAGGATCTTTGAGTTTATATAA
- a CDS encoding NUDIX domain-containing protein, with product MSYHIRVRAGAIIIENGRILLTEYNDPRRGVVYDFPAGGVEPKETIMETVKREAKEEACVDVEVGPLAFVYEYEPQLNGEKFGPTHTLVMMFDCTLQNGTVARMPEKPDHNQTAVKWLPLEQLNDIQLYANIGKQIQDYAINKRNIDLIEEYKL from the coding sequence ATGTCTTACCACATAAGGGTTAGAGCAGGAGCGATTATAATTGAAAACGGGAGAATTTTATTAACGGAATATAACGATCCACGCAGAGGCGTGGTGTATGATTTTCCAGCTGGAGGGGTTGAACCAAAGGAGACCATTATGGAAACAGTAAAAAGAGAAGCAAAGGAAGAAGCGTGTGTGGATGTTGAAGTTGGGCCATTAGCCTTTGTTTATGAATATGAACCACAATTGAATGGTGAAAAATTTGGACCGACCCATACTTTAGTTATGATGTTTGATTGTACCTTACAAAATGGTACGGTTGCAAGAATGCCAGAAAAACCAGACCATAATCAAACTGCTGTAAAATGGTTACCACTAGAACAACTAAATGATATTCAACTATACGCAAATATCGGAAAGCAAATTCAGGATTATGCAATAAATAAAAGAAATATAGATTTAATAGAAGAATATAAACTTTAA
- a CDS encoding GNAT family N-acetyltransferase — MKETKVPVILEYLKEHQDEVVEMITHIQIKEYHVAITKEDQPDLLNVKNFYQTGNGNFWVAVCDGKVIGSISLLDIGNKQLALRKMFVKKEFRGPAYKVGNLLLNHALQWANEKSVKAIYLGTTPQFVAAHRFYEKNGFVKIDVAQLPESFPVLEVDKLFYEYPIV; from the coding sequence ATGAAGGAAACCAAAGTTCCTGTCATACTAGAATATCTAAAAGAACATCAAGATGAAGTAGTGGAAATGATTACACATATTCAAATAAAGGAATACCATGTTGCGATTACAAAAGAGGATCAGCCAGACTTACTAAATGTAAAGAACTTTTATCAAACAGGTAATGGGAACTTTTGGGTTGCAGTGTGTGATGGGAAGGTTATTGGTTCGATTAGTCTGTTAGATATCGGAAATAAGCAATTAGCATTAAGAAAAATGTTTGTTAAGAAGGAGTTTAGAGGTCCTGCATATAAAGTAGGAAATCTTCTATTAAATCATGCTCTGCAGTGGGCTAATGAAAAATCAGTAAAAGCTATTTACCTTGGAACAACACCACAATTTGTAGCTGCACATCGATTTTATGAAAAGAATGGTTTTGTAAAAATAGATGTAGCTCAACTACCAGAGAGCTTTCCGGTATTAGAAGTAGACAAATTGTTTTATGAGTACCCAATTGTTTAA
- a CDS encoding LURP-one-related/scramblase family protein, translating into MRQLFIKQKVFSLSEKFTVKDQQEKDVYYVKGSFMEIPKTFTIMTADSKEVAHITKKVFSWLPQFKVEVDGQEVLTIKKEFSFLKARYTIDAAGIEVNGNWWDMNFEVLKHGDTVGKVGKEWFTWGDSYKVEVIEEEMETIIIALVVAIDCVKADQSSASSVSIGGD; encoded by the coding sequence ATGAGACAGCTTTTTATAAAACAGAAGGTATTCAGTCTAAGTGAGAAGTTCACAGTAAAGGATCAACAGGAGAAGGATGTTTATTACGTAAAGGGAAGTTTTATGGAAATTCCAAAGACATTCACTATTATGACTGCAGATAGTAAAGAAGTGGCACATATTACGAAAAAGGTGTTCAGTTGGTTGCCTCAGTTTAAAGTTGAGGTAGATGGTCAAGAGGTATTAACCATAAAAAAGGAGTTTTCCTTCTTAAAAGCACGTTATACCATTGATGCAGCAGGTATTGAAGTAAACGGAAATTGGTGGGATATGAATTTTGAAGTGTTGAAGCATGGTGACACCGTTGGGAAAGTAGGAAAAGAGTGGTTTACTTGGGGTGATAGCTACAAGGTTGAAGTTATCGAAGAAGAAATGGAAACCATCATTATTGCTCTCGTTGTTGCCATTGATTGTGTCAAGGCAGATCAATCGTCGGCTTCTTCTGTTAGCATTGGAGGAGATTAA
- a CDS encoding CBO0543 family protein translates to MILLILVIIFSIVKADWRNWERYYPTMLYMSLTTFLYEFISHSHYHLWELQEDSHFSLMNVHFAHNLIINTLISFVFLSNYPNPFKKQITYIVKWILIFTLFEWIGVRLGTITHHNGWHMGWSILFNCVMFPMIRIHFVKPLLALILSVFCTLFYLFIFDYV, encoded by the coding sequence ATGATCCTTTTAATCCTAGTAATCATATTTTCTATAGTAAAGGCTGATTGGAGAAATTGGGAAAGATACTATCCCACTATGCTATATATGTCTTTAACCACTTTCCTGTATGAATTTATCTCACATAGTCATTATCATTTATGGGAACTGCAAGAAGATTCTCATTTTAGCCTAATGAATGTTCATTTTGCTCACAATCTCATCATAAACACTCTAATTTCCTTCGTTTTTTTATCTAATTATCCTAATCCTTTTAAGAAACAAATTACCTATATAGTAAAATGGATACTTATTTTTACCTTATTTGAATGGATTGGGGTTAGGTTAGGAACAATTACACACCATAACGGTTGGCATATGGGATGGTCAATATTATTTAATTGTGTCATGTTTCCAATGATAAGGATTCATTTTGTTAAACCACTATTAGCACTAATTTTATCAGTATTCTGTACTCTTTTTTATTTATTTATCTTCGATTATGTATAA
- a CDS encoding NAD(P)-dependent oxidoreductase, with translation MNILVLGATGRVGGHLVTYALKDKHHVTVLVRTPEKIQINNEQLTIIQGNVLKKDDILKAMHGMDIVLSALNTDGTTTLSKSMPLIIEAMEKEGIHRLITIGTAGILQSRITPNLLRYQSSESKRKLTRAAEEHHKVYDLLIQSSLDWTIVCPTYLPDGEYIGKYRVERSFLPKDGNKISVPDTAEFTYSQIKSREYIKSRVGIAY, from the coding sequence ATGAATATTTTAGTATTAGGAGCGACCGGACGTGTTGGAGGTCATCTCGTTACATATGCACTTAAAGACAAACATCATGTTACTGTGTTAGTTCGTACTCCAGAGAAGATTCAAATTAATAATGAACAATTAACGATCATTCAAGGTAATGTTTTAAAAAAGGATGATATTCTAAAAGCAATGCATGGGATGGATATAGTTCTTAGTGCGCTAAATACTGATGGAACCACCACTTTATCAAAAAGTATGCCACTCATTATCGAAGCAATGGAAAAGGAAGGTATCCATCGGCTTATTACTATAGGAACTGCAGGGATCCTCCAGAGTAGAATTACCCCAAATTTACTGCGATATCAATCAAGTGAATCCAAGCGTAAGTTAACACGTGCAGCGGAAGAACATCATAAAGTTTACGATTTGTTAATACAATCTTCACTCGATTGGACTATCGTCTGTCCTACGTATTTACCGGATGGAGAATATATAGGGAAATATCGGGTAGAACGTAGTTTTTTGCCTAAAGATGGAAATAAAATATCTGTGCCAGATACAGCAGAATTTACTTATAGCCAGATAAAAAGTAGGGAATATATAAAATCACGTGTTGGTATCGCCTACTAA